The Pseudophaeobacter arcticus DSM 23566 genome includes a region encoding these proteins:
- the bioA gene encoding adenosylmethionine--8-amino-7-oxononanoate transaminase: protein MTASGLSQLEFDQQHLWHPYTNVAKPGPTFVVKEAEGVHITLEDGTRLIDAMSSWWCMMHGHRHPAITQAIHDQLDRLPHVMFGGLTHDPAIDLGRKLLEVTPDSLTRIFYCDSGSVSVEVAMKMAVQYQHAKGFAGRSEFATVRSGYHGDTWKAMSVCDPDTGMHHLFQGALSVQHFVARPPITMGQDWVEDPAQNGIAALRALLVANVDRIAGFILEPVVQGTGGMYFYHPEYLNQARRLCDELGILLIFDEIATGFGRTGEMFATNFCAVEPDIICLGKGLTGGHISFACTMTNDRVALGIGGGKPGIFMHGPTYMANPLACAAAKAALDVLTAQDWRARVAAISDQLKQELEPARALPNVRDVRVLGAIGVIEMAHVVSADVAHGLAHEMGVFLRPFGKNIYTMPPFVTTPAQLSQITAGMLRLAQEL, encoded by the coding sequence ATGACCGCATCGGGCCTGAGCCAGCTGGAGTTTGACCAGCAGCACCTTTGGCATCCCTATACCAATGTTGCCAAACCCGGTCCCACCTTTGTGGTGAAGGAGGCCGAGGGGGTGCATATCACCCTGGAGGACGGCACCCGGCTGATTGACGCCATGTCGTCCTGGTGGTGCATGATGCATGGCCACCGCCACCCGGCGATCACGCAGGCCATACACGACCAGCTGGACCGGCTGCCGCATGTGATGTTTGGCGGGCTGACCCATGACCCGGCCATCGACCTGGGGCGCAAGCTGCTGGAGGTCACACCGGACAGCCTGACCCGGATCTTTTATTGCGATTCTGGCTCGGTCTCGGTTGAGGTGGCGATGAAGATGGCGGTGCAGTACCAGCACGCCAAGGGGTTTGCGGGCCGCAGTGAGTTTGCCACTGTGCGCTCGGGCTATCACGGCGATACCTGGAAGGCGATGAGCGTCTGTGACCCGGACACCGGCATGCATCATCTGTTTCAGGGGGCGCTGAGTGTGCAGCATTTTGTCGCCCGCCCGCCCATCACCATGGGGCAGGACTGGGTCGAGGACCCGGCGCAAAATGGCATCGCCGCGCTGCGGGCGTTGCTTGTGGCCAATGTCGACCGCATCGCCGGCTTTATCCTCGAACCCGTGGTGCAGGGCACCGGGGGGATGTATTTCTACCATCCTGAGTACCTCAACCAGGCGCGCCGCCTCTGTGATGAGCTGGGTATCCTGCTGATCTTTGATGAGATCGCCACCGGGTTTGGCCGCACCGGCGAGATGTTTGCCACCAATTTCTGCGCGGTGGAGCCGGATATCATCTGCCTTGGCAAGGGGCTCACGGGGGGGCATATCTCTTTTGCCTGCACCATGACCAATGACCGGGTGGCGCTGGGCATCGGCGGCGGCAAGCCTGGTATCTTTATGCATGGGCCGACCTATATGGCCAACCCGCTGGCCTGCGCTGCGGCAAAGGCGGCGCTGGATGTGTTGACGGCACAGGACTGGCGCGCCCGGGTGGCCGCGATCTCTGACCAGCTGAAACAAGAGCTGGAACCGGCCCGCGCCCTGCCAAATGTGCGTGATGTCCGGGTGTTGGGGGCCATTGGTGTGATCGAGATGGCCCATGTGGTATCGGCGGATGTGGCCCATGGGCTGGCACATGAGATGGGGGTATTCCTGCGCCCCTTTGGCAAGAATATCTATACCATGCCGCCCTTTGTGACCACGCCCGCGCAGCTGAGCCAGATCACGGCCGGAATGCTGCGTTTGGCGCAGGAGCTGTAG
- a CDS encoding 8-amino-7-oxononanoate synthase, with protein MSQVFPRHAAGLQDLRDQGRFRRLIPRAGHDFSSNDYLGLAQSQLLQTAALEALERGVPVGAGGSRLLRGNAEEHLLLEAEAAAFFGTEAALFMGGGFNANQAIFSTLPQRGDLVLYDALIHASTHDGMRLGRAETRKFSHNDPSDAAVQIAEWRATGGSGQVWIAIESVYSMEGTLAPLAEFAALAGREGAVLVVDEAHATGLFGDLGRGLAHDYAQNPTVLTLHTCGKGLGVSGALICGAQVLIDFLVNRGRGFIFATAPSPLNAALVRVALRDLAQNPERRNRAWDHITHAHGEAARLCGITGFQSQILPVIIGDDKLTMALAERLQGQGFDIRGIRPPTVPRGTSRLRISLTGTLTKPLITELFERLAPELAHLEQQPAGLGQVA; from the coding sequence ATGAGCCAGGTTTTTCCACGCCATGCCGCTGGGCTGCAGGACCTTCGCGATCAGGGGCGGTTTCGCCGCTTGATCCCACGGGCGGGGCATGACTTTTCCTCCAACGACTACCTTGGGTTGGCGCAGAGCCAGCTGCTGCAAACGGCGGCACTGGAGGCGCTGGAGCGTGGCGTTCCCGTTGGCGCCGGTGGCTCGCGGCTGCTGCGCGGCAATGCCGAGGAGCATCTCCTGCTCGAAGCCGAGGCAGCAGCGTTTTTTGGCACCGAGGCAGCGCTGTTCATGGGGGGTGGCTTTAATGCCAATCAGGCGATTTTTTCAACCCTGCCGCAGCGCGGTGATTTGGTGCTGTATGATGCGCTGATCCACGCCAGCACCCATGATGGCATGCGGTTGGGCCGGGCTGAGACGCGCAAATTCAGCCACAATGACCCCAGTGATGCGGCGGTACAGATCGCTGAGTGGCGCGCAACAGGCGGCAGTGGTCAGGTCTGGATCGCCATCGAGTCGGTCTATTCCATGGAGGGCACCCTGGCGCCGCTGGCGGAATTTGCCGCTTTGGCCGGGCGCGAAGGGGCGGTTCTGGTGGTGGATGAAGCCCATGCAACCGGGCTGTTTGGCGATCTGGGGCGGGGGCTGGCGCATGACTATGCCCAGAACCCGACCGTTCTGACGCTGCACACCTGCGGCAAGGGGCTGGGGGTTTCCGGCGCCTTGATTTGCGGTGCTCAGGTGCTGATTGACTTCCTGGTCAATCGCGGGCGTGGCTTTATCTTTGCCACTGCGCCCTCGCCGCTGAATGCGGCTCTGGTGCGGGTGGCGCTGCGCGATCTGGCGCAGAACCCCGAGCGGCGCAACCGGGCCTGGGACCATATCACCCATGCCCACGGCGAGGCGGCGCGGCTCTGCGGCATCACCGGCTTCCAAAGCCAGATCCTGCCGGTGATCATTGGCGATGACAAGCTGACCATGGCGCTGGCTGAGCGTTTGCAGGGGCAGGGCTTTGACATTCGCGGCATTCGCCCACCGACAGTGCCCAGGGGCACATCACGGCTGCGGATCTCGCTGACTGGCACGCTGACCAAACCGCTCATCACCGAGCTGTTTGAACGACTGGCCCCCGAGCTTGCGCATTTGGAGCAACAGCCCGCGGGTCTGGGGCAGGTGGCATGA
- a CDS encoding ABC transporter substrate-binding protein, with amino-acid sequence MKKTTFACLLGAASMVAGAGNAAELGAVDQPIKLAINEWTGQHVTTHIAGEMLKAAGYKVEYVTAGMMNQFQAIADGEIHATLEIWSSNVSDEYAIKISEGSIVDLGDLELAAKEGIAYPAHVAELCPGLPAWEALKDCAPLFASAETLPAGRLVDYPADWGTPGADRMAGLELPFKAVPAGSEGALIAELRASSERKTPLLVTFWQPHWAMSAYDVKFVDLPAGEEACFTDPAWGPNPNAINDCDFTSTLISKAAWAGMAETWPAAYEILSNYTLSVADQQPMMGAVDVDGGKVEEVVAAWMAANEASWRPVVDAATK; translated from the coding sequence ATGAAAAAGACAACATTTGCATGCCTTCTTGGCGCCGCTTCGATGGTTGCGGGCGCGGGTAACGCGGCTGAGCTGGGGGCTGTGGATCAGCCCATCAAACTGGCGATCAACGAATGGACCGGCCAGCATGTCACCACCCATATCGCCGGCGAGATGCTGAAAGCAGCCGGTTACAAGGTGGAATATGTCACTGCCGGCATGATGAACCAGTTCCAGGCCATTGCAGATGGTGAAATCCACGCAACGCTGGAAATCTGGTCCTCCAATGTATCGGATGAATATGCCATCAAAATTTCCGAAGGCAGCATCGTCGATCTGGGCGATCTGGAACTTGCCGCCAAAGAGGGCATTGCCTACCCCGCCCATGTGGCCGAGCTGTGCCCCGGTCTGCCCGCCTGGGAAGCGCTGAAGGACTGCGCGCCGCTGTTTGCCTCGGCCGAGACCCTGCCAGCGGGCCGTCTGGTCGACTACCCTGCCGATTGGGGCACCCCTGGGGCCGACCGCATGGCCGGGCTTGAGCTGCCGTTCAAAGCGGTGCCTGCGGGATCCGAGGGCGCCCTGATTGCCGAGCTGCGCGCCTCCAGCGAGCGCAAGACGCCACTGCTGGTCACCTTCTGGCAACCCCATTGGGCGATGTCGGCTTATGATGTGAAATTTGTTGACCTGCCTGCGGGCGAAGAGGCCTGCTTTACTGATCCGGCCTGGGGTCCCAATCCCAATGCGATCAATGACTGCGATTTCACCTCGACCCTGATTTCCAAGGCCGCCTGGGCCGGTATGGCCGAAACCTGGCCCGCAGCCTACGAGATCCTGTCAAACTACACCCTCAGCGTGGCTGACCAGCAGCCGATGATGGGCGCTGTGGATGTCGACGGTGGCAAGGTCGAAGAGGTGGTTGCAGCCTGGATGGCAGCCAATGAAGCCAGCTGGCGCCCTGTTGTCGACGCCGCGACCAAGTGA
- the bioD gene encoding dethiobiotin synthase, with protein MRTVVVTGTDTGIGKTIFSAGLVQALQASYWKPVQSGLEEETDSAIVARLSGGAVLAEAYRLQHPASPHLSAEAEGVEIDPESLALPQLDGPLVIEGAGGVMVPLNRRMLYLDLFARWGAPVILCARTQLGTINHTLLSLKALRDAGCRVIGVAFIGTAEPEVEETIVQFGKVAHLGRLPMIPDLGAKPAVLAEAFVEHIKLHLIRQALTGGDTP; from the coding sequence ATGAGGACAGTGGTGGTGACCGGAACCGATACTGGTATCGGCAAAACCATCTTTTCTGCGGGTTTGGTGCAGGCGCTGCAGGCCAGCTACTGGAAGCCGGTGCAGTCGGGCCTGGAAGAGGAAACCGACAGCGCGATCGTGGCGCGGCTCTCGGGCGGGGCAGTCCTGGCTGAGGCCTATCGGCTGCAACATCCTGCCTCGCCACATCTGTCGGCAGAGGCCGAAGGGGTGGAGATCGACCCGGAGAGCCTGGCGCTGCCGCAGCTGGACGGCCCGCTGGTGATTGAGGGCGCGGGCGGGGTGATGGTGCCGCTCAACCGTCGGATGCTGTATCTGGATCTCTTTGCCCGCTGGGGCGCGCCGGTGATCCTCTGTGCCCGCACGCAACTGGGTACCATCAATCACACGCTTTTGTCGCTCAAGGCGCTGCGGGATGCAGGCTGTCGGGTGATTGGGGTGGCCTTTATCGGCACGGCAGAGCCAGAGGTTGAGGAGACGATTGTTCAGTTTGGCAAGGTCGCGCATCTGGGCCGTCTGCCGATGATCCCTGATCTTGGGGCAAAGCCGGCGGTTTTGGCAGAGGCCTTTGTCGAACACATCAAACTGCACCTGATCCGCCAGGCCCTGACCGGAGGAGACACACCATGA
- the thiC gene encoding phosphomethylpyrimidine synthase ThiC has translation MNVSPTKITPKVTTGALPASRKIYVPGEIHPEIRVPMREISTHPTAGEAPLPVYDSSGPYTDPDQQTDIRQGLAQLRRDWILARGDVEEYQGREITDADNGFVSGDRLTPEFPVKPAPLRAKDGKAVTQLAYARAGIITPEMEFIAIRENQLRETSPCHRDGHDWGANIPDYVTPEFVRQEVAEGRAIIPSNINHPEIEPMIIGRNFLVKINANMGTSAVSSSMEEEVDKLVWSIRWGADTVMDLSTGRNIHNTREWIVRNSPVPIGTVPMYQALEKVNGIAEDLTWEVFRDTLIEQAEQGVDYFTIHAGVRLHMVPMTVERVTGIVSRGGSIMAKWCLHHHKESFLYEHFEEICDICRKYDVSFSLGDGLRPGSIADANDAAQFAELETLGELTKIAWAKDCQVMIEGPGHVAMHKIKENMDKQLECCDEAPFYTLGPLTTDIAPGYDHITSGIGAAMIGWFGCAMLCYVTPKEHLGLPDRDDVKVGVITYKIAAHAADLAKGMPGAQRRDDALSRARFEFRWEDQFNLSLDPDTAREFHDQTLPKEAHKVAHFCSMCGPKFCSMRISHDIRAEAQKEGMEAMAAKFREGGELYVPAQADTAQTGKAQADKAQAGNVQAGNVQAGKVQAGKVLEPGA, from the coding sequence ATGAACGTAAGCCCTACAAAGATCACCCCAAAGGTGACCACAGGCGCGCTGCCCGCATCGCGCAAGATCTATGTGCCCGGTGAGATCCACCCCGAGATTCGCGTGCCCATGCGCGAGATTTCCACCCATCCCACCGCAGGTGAAGCGCCGCTGCCGGTCTATGACAGCTCTGGCCCCTATACCGATCCGGATCAGCAGACCGATATCCGTCAGGGCCTGGCGCAGCTGCGCCGCGATTGGATCCTGGCGCGTGGTGACGTCGAAGAATATCAGGGCCGCGAAATCACCGATGCCGACAACGGTTTTGTATCTGGCGATCGGCTGACGCCGGAATTCCCGGTCAAACCTGCGCCGCTGCGCGCCAAGGACGGCAAGGCGGTGACCCAGCTGGCCTATGCCCGCGCCGGCATCATCACGCCAGAGATGGAATTCATCGCCATCCGCGAAAACCAGCTGCGCGAGACATCGCCCTGCCACCGCGACGGCCACGACTGGGGCGCCAATATCCCCGATTATGTGACGCCGGAATTTGTCCGCCAGGAGGTTGCCGAAGGCCGCGCCATCATCCCCTCCAATATCAACCACCCCGAGATCGAGCCGATGATCATTGGCCGCAACTTTCTGGTGAAGATCAACGCCAATATGGGCACCTCCGCGGTTTCGTCCTCGATGGAAGAGGAAGTGGACAAGCTGGTCTGGTCGATCCGCTGGGGCGCGGATACGGTGATGGACCTGTCCACGGGCCGCAACATCCACAACACCCGCGAATGGATCGTTCGCAACTCCCCCGTCCCCATCGGCACGGTGCCGATGTATCAGGCGCTGGAAAAGGTGAACGGCATTGCCGAGGACCTGACCTGGGAGGTGTTCCGCGACACATTGATCGAACAGGCCGAACAGGGCGTGGACTACTTCACCATCCATGCCGGCGTGCGGCTGCATATGGTGCCAATGACGGTCGAGCGCGTCACCGGCATCGTGTCGCGCGGCGGGTCGATCATGGCAAAATGGTGCCTGCATCACCACAAGGAGAGCTTTCTCTATGAGCATTTTGAGGAGATCTGCGACATCTGCCGCAAATACGACGTCTCCTTCAGCCTTGGCGATGGTCTGCGCCCCGGCTCGATCGCGGATGCCAATGACGCGGCGCAGTTTGCCGAGTTGGAAACCCTGGGCGAGCTGACCAAGATCGCCTGGGCCAAGGATTGCCAGGTGATGATCGAAGGGCCGGGCCATGTGGCCATGCACAAGATCAAGGAAAACATGGACAAGCAGCTGGAGTGCTGTGACGAGGCGCCGTTTTACACGCTTGGCCCCCTCACCACCGATATCGCGCCGGGCTATGACCATATCACCTCGGGTATCGGCGCGGCGATGATTGGCTGGTTTGGCTGCGCCATGCTGTGTTATGTGACGCCCAAGGAACACCTCGGCCTGCCCGACCGCGATGACGTCAAGGTTGGTGTGATCACCTACAAAATCGCCGCCCATGCCGCCGATCTGGCCAAGGGCATGCCTGGTGCCCAGCGCCGTGACGATGCGCTGTCGCGCGCCCGGTTTGAATTCCGCTGGGAGGATCAGTTCAACCTGTCGCTGGACCCCGATACTGCCCGCGAATTCCATGACCAGACCCTGCCGAAAGAGGCCCATAAGGTGGCGCATTTCTGCTCCATGTGCGGGCCCAAATTCTGCTCGATGCGGATCAGCCACGACATTCGCGCCGAAGCCCAGAAGGAAGGCATGGAGGCCATGGCCGCCAAGTTCCGCGAAGGTGGTGAGCTCTATGTGCCCGCCCAGGCAGATACAGCTCAGACTGGCAAAGCACAGGCGGACAAAGCACAGGCAGGCAACGTACAGGCAGGCAACGTACAGGCGGGCAAAGTACAGGCGGGCAAAGTGCTGGAACCAGGCGCATGA
- the bioB gene encoding biotin synthase BioB, whose product MLDAAPIRNDWTRAEAEEIYNKPFMDLLFEAQVVHRQHYDPNQVQKSKLLSIKTGGCAEDCAYCSQSARNGAKLSASKLIEVERVLAEARKAKEGGATRYCMGAAWRSPKDRDMATLEAMIHGVKDLGMETCMTLGMLDDSQVFRLRDAGLDYYNHNIDTSERYYSEIITTRTFADRIDTLNRVREAGMKVCAGGIVGMGEQQMDRIDMLLALATLQEHPDSVPVNMLIPMPDTPLADVPKLDPIEFVRTIALARILMPKSHVRLSAGRSDMSDELQAMCFFAGANSIFVGDTLLTADNPEEDKDQMLFDRLGITAMGVGCDGSHSENQRKTGAASANETRAEVSA is encoded by the coding sequence ATGCTGGACGCTGCCCCTATTCGAAACGACTGGACCCGCGCCGAGGCGGAAGAGATTTACAACAAGCCCTTCATGGATCTGTTGTTCGAGGCGCAGGTGGTGCATCGCCAGCACTACGATCCCAATCAGGTGCAGAAATCCAAACTGCTGAGCATCAAGACCGGCGGCTGCGCCGAGGACTGCGCCTATTGTTCGCAGTCGGCCCGCAACGGTGCAAAACTCTCTGCCAGCAAGCTGATCGAGGTGGAGCGGGTTCTGGCCGAGGCGCGCAAAGCCAAGGAAGGCGGCGCCACGCGCTATTGCATGGGGGCGGCCTGGCGCTCGCCCAAGGATCGCGACATGGCCACCCTGGAAGCGATGATTCACGGGGTCAAGGATCTGGGGATGGAGACCTGCATGACCCTGGGCATGTTGGACGACAGCCAGGTCTTTCGCCTGCGCGACGCCGGGCTGGATTATTACAACCACAATATCGACACCTCGGAACGCTACTATTCCGAAATCATCACCACCCGCACCTTTGCCGACCGGATCGACACCCTGAACCGGGTGCGCGAGGCGGGGATGAAGGTCTGCGCCGGTGGCATTGTTGGCATGGGTGAGCAGCAGATGGACCGCATCGACATGCTGTTGGCGCTGGCCACCCTGCAGGAGCACCCGGATTCGGTGCCGGTCAACATGCTGATCCCCATGCCGGATACGCCGCTGGCGGATGTGCCCAAGCTGGACCCGATTGAATTTGTCCGCACCATCGCGCTGGCGCGGATCCTGATGCCAAAATCCCATGTGCGCTTGTCTGCCGGGCGCAGCGATATGTCGGATGAGCTGCAGGCCATGTGCTTCTTTGCCGGGGCCAATTCGATCTTTGTCGGTGACACCTTGCTGACCGCTGACAATCCCGAAGAGGACAAGGATCAGATGCTGTTTGATCGTCTGGGCATCACGGCCATGGGCGTGGGTTGCGACGGCAGCCACAGCGAAAATCAGCGCAAAACAGGCGCCGCCAGCGCAAATGAAACCCGCGCGGAGGTCTCGGCATGA
- a CDS encoding quaternary amine ABC transporter ATP-binding protein yields the protein MAGSDTPAISCQNVWQVFGANADSALKQALSQHDTADEVSAALRAQGLVPAVQDANFDVKEGELFVIMGLSGSGKSTLIRCISQLLPASHGEIRIEGEDIVSASKSRLIELRRKTLGMVFQHFGLFPHMTVIDNVAYPLKVQGVKRKQRRAKAQAVINLVGLEGREDRFPRELSGGQRQRVGIARSLVADCSVWFLDEPFSALDPLIRRQLQDEFLDIQDKLKTTIVFITHDINEALKLADRIAIMRDGKIVQIGTPADIVLNPVDDYVREFSKDVAKGRHANVASVMRDPATHPYGADDPGLRRDMTLDAALARCMDLYDPVPVRDRDGALVGVINPADLAAALQVETEQ from the coding sequence ATGGCTGGCTCTGATACGCCCGCCATTTCCTGCCAGAACGTCTGGCAGGTCTTTGGTGCCAATGCAGACAGCGCCTTGAAACAGGCGCTGTCGCAGCATGACACTGCGGATGAGGTCTCTGCCGCGCTGCGCGCCCAGGGGCTGGTGCCTGCGGTGCAGGATGCCAATTTTGACGTCAAAGAGGGCGAGCTTTTTGTCATCATGGGCCTGTCGGGCTCGGGCAAATCCACCTTGATCCGCTGTATTTCGCAGCTGCTGCCGGCCTCGCACGGGGAGATCCGGATTGAAGGCGAAGATATCGTCTCAGCCAGCAAGTCCCGCCTGATCGAGCTGCGCCGCAAAACCCTGGGCATGGTGTTTCAGCACTTTGGCCTGTTCCCCCATATGACCGTGATCGACAATGTTGCCTATCCGCTGAAAGTACAGGGGGTAAAGCGCAAGCAACGGCGCGCCAAGGCGCAGGCGGTGATCAATCTGGTGGGGCTTGAGGGGCGCGAAGATCGCTTCCCGCGCGAATTGTCCGGGGGCCAACGCCAACGGGTTGGCATTGCCCGCTCTCTGGTGGCGGATTGCTCGGTCTGGTTTCTGGATGAACCCTTTTCGGCGCTGGATCCGCTGATCCGCCGCCAGTTGCAGGATGAATTTCTGGATATCCAGGACAAGCTGAAGACCACCATCGTGTTCATCACCCATGACATCAACGAGGCGCTGAAACTGGCGGATCGCATCGCCATCATGCGCGATGGCAAGATTGTGCAGATCGGCACCCCGGCGGATATCGTGCTGAACCCGGTGGATGACTATGTGCGCGAATTCTCCAAAGATGTGGCCAAGGGGCGTCATGCCAATGTGGCCTCGGTGATGCGGGACCCCGCCACCCACCCATATGGGGCGGATGATCCGGGGCTGCGCCGGGATATGACGCTGGATGCGGCGCTGGCGCGCTGCATGGATCTGTATGATCCGGTGCCGGTGCGGGACAGAGATGGTGCTTTGGTTGGGGTTATCAACCCGGCTGATCTGGCGGCGGCCCTGCAGGTGGAAACCGAACAATGA
- the thiS gene encoding sulfur carrier protein ThiS, whose amino-acid sequence MNITVNAKPHDISATTLDAALRELGLTSPALATALNGSFVSRAKRVDTQLTEGDRIEVLAPMQGG is encoded by the coding sequence ATGAACATCACCGTAAACGCCAAGCCGCATGACATCTCGGCCACCACGCTGGACGCCGCCCTGCGCGAGCTGGGACTGACCAGCCCGGCGCTGGCCACGGCCCTGAACGGCAGCTTTGTTTCGCGTGCGAAACGTGTTGACACCCAGTTAACCGAAGGCGACCGGATCGAAGTCCTGGCGCCGATGCAGGGAGGCTGA
- a CDS encoding FAD-dependent oxidoreductase gives MITIAGAGLAGLATAYELLQRGGEVTLFERGPGPGMASVARFAGGMLAPFCERESAEEEVITLGSRAFEWWAKITPVHRRGTLVVAPARDRAELSRFAQRTRGHQLLGSSDIAELEPALSGRFASGLFFKDEAHLDPRRALVDLAKTVETLGGQILYDTPAPRRVDLDCTGIAAALPALRPVRGEMALLHCDGVEISRTLRLLHPRIPLYLVPRGDQHFMIGGTMVESASPRAPTLRSVSELLSAAFALHPSFGEASVVELGAGLRPAFADNLPRLIEQDGVLYLNGLYRHGFLLAPAMARRAAERLLPQPADLLSMETSG, from the coding sequence ATGATCACTATCGCGGGGGCGGGGCTGGCCGGCCTCGCCACCGCTTACGAGCTGTTGCAGCGCGGCGGCGAGGTGACGCTGTTTGAACGCGGGCCAGGTCCCGGCATGGCCAGTGTGGCGCGCTTTGCCGGTGGCATGTTGGCACCTTTTTGCGAACGCGAGAGCGCCGAAGAAGAGGTTATCACCCTCGGCAGCCGCGCCTTCGAGTGGTGGGCCAAGATCACACCGGTGCACCGGCGCGGCACGCTGGTGGTCGCGCCTGCCCGCGACCGGGCCGAGCTCAGCCGTTTTGCCCAACGCACCCGGGGCCACCAGCTGCTGGGCAGCAGTGATATCGCTGAACTGGAACCCGCCCTGTCGGGACGCTTTGCCAGTGGTCTGTTCTTCAAGGACGAAGCCCATCTCGATCCGCGCCGCGCGCTGGTCGATCTCGCAAAGACAGTCGAAACTCTGGGAGGCCAGATCCTGTATGACACCCCCGCCCCGCGACGGGTGGATCTGGACTGCACCGGCATCGCCGCCGCCCTGCCCGCTCTGCGTCCGGTGCGCGGCGAAATGGCGCTGCTGCACTGCGACGGGGTTGAGATCAGCCGCACCCTGCGGCTGCTGCACCCGCGTATTCCGCTATATCTGGTGCCACGCGGCGATCAGCATTTTATGATCGGCGGCACCATGGTTGAAAGCGCATCACCCCGCGCGCCCACCCTGCGATCCGTCAGTGAATTGCTCAGCGCCGCCTTTGCGCTGCACCCCAGCTTTGGCGAGGCCAGCGTGGTTGAGCTCGGCGCCGGTCTGCGCCCCGCCTTTGCCGATAATTTGCCCCGCCTGATCGAACAGGACGGCGTGCTCTATCTCAATGGGCTGTACCGCCACGGCTTCCTTTTGGCGCCGGCCATGGCGCGCCGCGCCGCCGAACGGTTGCTGCCACAGCCCGCAGACCTCTTGTCCATGGAGACCTCTGGATGA